TCTCTTTCGTCAGAAATATTTTCGAGCAAGGAAGCGGCTTCGGCGTCGGTACGTGCTACGATAATGCCGGGTACACCCATCACGTCGAGTTGTAATCTGGCGGTGTTGATTCTTTTGATTTGCTCGTCGCTAGATACCAGTACTTTTCCGCCCTGATGGCCGCACTTTTTGGTGCCAGGCTTTTGGTCTTCGATGTGGTAGCCAGTCACGCCGGCTTCTACAAATCTTCGAATCAGATTTCTTACATGAGCATCTCCTCCGTGTCCGGTGTCAGCATCTGCAATGATGAATGGGCGAAAGTCAAACGTCTTAGTGCTTTTGCGCTGTTCTTCCGACATTTTCATCCGCTGAAAATGCTGATTGCGATCGGCAGCTATCAATGCTCGTACGATGCCCGCTGCTTCGTTGGGTACCTGACTGAGTGGGTAGCTGGCTAAATCTGCTCCCGGATCTTCATCAGCCGATCCTTTAGCGGATGTGGCCCAGCCACCCAGGTAGATCCCTTCGATACCGGCGCGTTTCATCATCACGGCCTGACCAGGCGTGTAGGGGCCAAACGTCGTAATTTGCTTTTTCTCTTGATGCAATTCGCGTAAGCGTTTGAAAAACGCAGCTGCAGATTGCTGAGCCACCGTGTAGCTGGTCGGGATCGTGCCTTGCTGCTCGACGACCTGTCTTGGAGAATACAATCTTTTGATACCATTGAACCTGGGCTCATTGAAGTAAGCCTCCATGGCGGCTGTTCTTTCTTTAATCTGTTGGGTCTCGTTTTTCATTTTGTTATGCGTTTATATGTGTATTGGGTTGTAAGTCAAGATTTTCAGTAATGCGATGACCGGTAGTGGTCAGCTCCTCATAGTACTTGGCGATTCGCTCTTTGGCAACTTCCAAGTCATTATTGTTGAGATTTAGATTGAGCAAGTCAATAAACCACGGGCCTTTGGCTTCCGAATTGACATAGGTTTTGACAATTTCTAGTGAGATAGGAAGGGTAGTGGTCTTCGAATCGTTGTGTACATCCTTGTCATTGGCTTCAAGTAGCTTTTGATATTCTTCTGTCAGCATTTGATCGAATATTTCTTGAGTGAACAATGCACCATTATTGAGTAACAGTTCTTCATCTCCTTCGGTCAGTCTCGCGCCTTTGTGTAGCCATTCCCACAATACGCTGAGGCGAATTTCTCCTGTAGCCATGTCTTCCATCAGATAGAGGATGTCGTCATTGCCAAAGAAATCAGCCGGTTTTAAAGCCGCAGCCTGAAACCCTTGTAAGAAGGCATTTCCATATTGAAGCGCTACGCTTAATAGGTTTCTTCCGCCTCGGATAGTTAGTGGCGCATCTTCTAGTTTGATCAGTGCTTGCTGATCCGCTTGGGTGTAAGTCAAGGGTCCAAAATCACGTCCGAGTTGATTGGTCTCACCAACTTCTTCCCATACAGGGCGAATGATATGCACCATTTTCCAGTGGGCGACCCACTTGCCGGAGGCACCGGCCGCTTGTTCTCTTTTGGCTCCAGCCAATGCTTTCTCCATACTGGCTTTCACGCCCGCTTCAGAGCCGACGGGTATGTTGGGTTCCATGCCCCCTTGCCATAGACTGTAATTGCCATTTTGGTCCGGTGTGTTTACGGCCTTGCGCACTCGATCTTCATAAGCCGCCATGTAGGCGTAAGTCATGGTGATGGATTCAATATTGGGATTGATAAAATCATCAATACCACACATGGCATCCGCCACAGCGTTGATGTAGTCCCAGCGACCAGTATTAAAACCTACAAAGTGGAGGCCGAGCGCTGCGCGAATTTCAAGCAGTTGATAAGTGGCTTCGAGCTGCTCTACCAATACATAGCATTTGATAGTTCCTTTTGCTAAACCTAAATGATGCTCTAGGGTGGAAAGTATAGTATTCCAAAAGGCGGCCTCTTGCGCGGTTTGAATTTTGGGTAAATAGAGTACCAGAGACGCGCCTTTGGCTTGCAGTGCTTGGTAGTTGTTTACGATAAAAAGAGTCACGTCCGTGATAGAAGCAGAGAATGATTCTCCATTTTCCATGGTAATGTGTCTGTCGTCCAGATGCAGGCCACGCGCTCTAAAGATGAGTGTGGTGAAATCTAGCTGGGCTTTCCAATCCGCTATGATCGGTCTGCCTAGAAAATCATTGGCCCAATGATTCATTTCTCCCGCTACCTGCTCAGCAGCTTGCATAAAAGTGTCGTCTTTATGAATGGCCAGTTTCAAGTTGCGTTGATTGTCCAATGACATAGCATTGATCTGACCGAGTGCATCTTCGCCGTCGAACATCCAGCCATCTGCACCAGAGAGCAGGGCATAGGCTACATTTCTTATGCTGGATTCAAGTGTGGTATTAGGCTTGGCGGCAGGGCCTGTGCCTTGGATCCATTGCCGTTGCAAATCCTCAGGAATGGTACTGCATTCAAAATCTCCTAGTCTGATGTCTGCGACTCTCAGATGGTCTGGGCCGATGCAGGTTTCTTCGGGTAAAAAATCTAATAGTTGCTTGTTGGCAATTCGATTTACTCTTCTTTGATTTCTTTCTTCCATCAAAGCCTTTTGTTTGGCGTTGAGGGGAGCAAGTGCTTCGAGTGCTTGCAGAACCTCGTCAGTGTATATGTCCTGGTAGGCTAGCAGTCGTTCTGGTGTAATGTGTAGTTGTGACATAGTTGCGAATATTTCTTCAAATATATAAAAATATTCTAAAAGCGGAAATTCCGCCAATTAATTTATTTCCTTTTTTTAATCTATTTTAGCTTCATCAAAGAATTGAAAGGCGAATGATCAGCGACAACGACATTGTAAAACTTATCCTGGGCTTCAAAATCAAGCATTTGCGCTTGCAGCACAAGGTTTCTTATCAGGAGCTTTCTAAGCAGACGGGATTGTCTGTTTCTTATTTGAATGACATCGAAAAAGGAAAAAAATACCCCAAGCCGGATAAAATCAGTGCCTTGGCACAGGCTTTTCAGTTGGATTACGACGAACTAGTGAGCACCCGAGCCGACAAAAAACTGCGTCCGGTGATTGAGTTGCTTAACTCAGGGTTCTTTAAATTTTTCCCATTGGATGAGTTTGGTATCAGCCCGGACAAGTTGATCGATGTATTTAGCAATTCGCCTGACAGGATCAGTGCGTTCATTACCACCATCCTTAAAATGGTACGCAGTTATCAAATCGAGAAGGAGCATTTCTATCGGATTGCCCTGCGGTCGTATCAGGATATGCACGACAACTACTTTCCGGAATTGGAAGAAGCGGTTCAGCAATTCAAAAAGGAAATGAAGCTGAAGAACAAATTGCCTTATGGCTATGATTTGCTGGCTGACTTGTTGAGGCAACAATATGACATTACAATCGACCGGGTGAGCTTAAGTAAGAATAAGAAGCTTCGAAAATTCCGATCTTATTATCAAGCGGAAAAGAAGGTCTTATATATCAATGAAGGATTGTCTGAAGGACAGGAGTCCTTTATCCTTTCCAAGGAAATTGGATTCCAATATCTGAAACTGACCGAGCGATCTTATGAAACGCAGTTGAATAAAGAGGCTTCCTTTGATAAGCTCTTGAGCAATTTTAAGGCTTCGTACTTCGCAGCTGCTTTGTTGATGGATGCTGATGAGTTGGTGAAAGACATAGAACTCATCGCTAGGTCGACCACTTGGAAGCCGAGCCTAATTGGCAAACTTCTGCAGAAATATCAGGTGACTCCTGAGACGCTTTTGCAGCGATTTACGAACTTATTGCCTCACCATTTCAATATCCGGGATTTGTTTTTCATTCGACTTCAGAGTACTAATGATCTGATCAAATATGATATTACCAAAGAGCTTCATTTGTCTCAGTTACATAATCCGTATCACACGGAGTTAGATGAGCATTTGTGTCATCGCTGGGTGTCTATCAGTTCGATTAAAAATATTAGGAGCAAAAAGGAGGAGTTTCTGATCGATGCGCAGGTGTCAGAATATTGGCAAACCGATAGTTCGTACTTCTGTATTTCGGTGGCAGAGCCGGACAATTACAAAGGGGATGGTGCCGGCAGTATCACGTTGGGGCTCTTGATGACAGACGCTTTGAAAGGGACGTTTAATTTCATCAAAGATCCTGAGCTTAGAAAAAAGACGGTCCACACGACCTGCGAAAGGTGCTCTATTCCTGATTGTGATAACCGGGTAGCACCACCCACTTACACTCATCAAAAGGAAATGGAGGAGGAGTTGGAAAAAGAATTGAAAACTTTATAATATGCGCCTATGAAACTTGATAAAATCAAACAAGAGGTGATAGAAGTGGGTTTGATTACTCTGTATTTCTTCGTCTGTTTCGCCGTTTTTATGATCATCAAAAAACTGTTGTTGATCCAGTATCAGATTTCTTTTTATGGGTGGGCAACTACGATCGTTGGTGCGCTGGCTATGGGTAAGGTAGTGTTTCTCATTGACAAGTTACCCATGCATCGCTGGCTTCAAAAACTCAGGCCGATTCGGGAAATTACATTGAAAGCTTTGATCTATACAGGAATCACCATTGGTGTTTCAATTTTAGAAAAAACTGTTCATTTCTACCTGGATGAAGAGCCGATGGGGTGGAGTCAGCAATTATTTGGCGAAAGAAAAGTGGCGCTTTTTCTGGCTCATGGTATTTACCTCTACTTGTGCTTCGTGATCTTTTACTTTTTCCAATACCTCGATCGCCACATTGGCCGAGAGGTTTGGTTTGATAAACTGATGAAGAAAGGATAAGAAGGAGTTGTTTATCATTTCTTACTTGTCATAACCATTTCATATATCTATATCAGACCCCATTTCACTCTATTTTACTATAATACTTACAAAAGTGAAAAATAAAATTTGATTTTGTGATTATAATACTTACAATTGTGAATAAAATAATTTGCAATGGGTAATTATAAGTTAGGAAGTCTGGAAGAATTGGTCATATTGATTGTGGCGATGCGGTATGATTCGGCCTATTCTGTAGGGATAGTAGAAGAATATGAAAAGCAAACGGGCAAAAGCATCAACATCAGTGCAATCCACACTGTGCTATACCGGCTCGAAGAAAAGGGCTTTTTAAAGTCTAGGCTTGGAGAGGCATCTGGTCAAAGAGGGGGCAAGCGCAAGCGTTTATTTTATATCACCCCAATTGGCAAGAAAGCTATCGATGAGCAAGAGAGTATCCGCGAACAACTGAGAAGACAAATCCCTGAAATCGCATTCCAATGGAACAACTAGATCAAGATTTTCAGCCACCTAAATGGGCCTACCGCTTATTGAAATGGTATTGTCGCGAAGACAGATTCGAAGAGCTATCTGGTGATTTGGAGGAATTGTATCAAATCCGATGTGAGCGGGGAAATCGGTGGAAGGCCAACATGCACTACTGCTGGAATGTACTTCGCTGCTGCAAAGCATATGCAAGAAAAACAGATTATAAAATGAATACATCAGGCGCACTCATCAAATCCTTTTTCAAATTGACACTCCGGCATATGGCCAAAAACAAAGGCTATATTGCGCTCAATGTTTTTGGTCTCGGCTTTGCCCTGGCCTTCTGCATTGTTACCTATATGATCTATGGGTATAATCGGGAATTTGATGATGTGTATTCTGGAGAGAACATCTATCGAATCCATGCCATGCGACCAGGGGTGGAAGGTTTGGACCGATGGGAAATGTCTCCGTTGGCATTGGAGAAAGAGTTGCTCAGTGATCATTCAGGAGTAAAACACGCCGTCAGCTACTTGGCAGCGAACATTAGCATTGGAAAAGGTCGGCACTTCATTCCTTCTGCTTTGTCGTTTGCGTCACCGGATTTTTTGAAAGTATTTGATTTGCCGCTGAAATATGGCTCAAAAGAAAGTTTTGGTCAGCATGGAATTTTTCTGACAGAGGCTTACGCCTATAAACTTTTTGGAGACGAAATCCCCATAGGCAAAAACCTATCAGTGTACTACTATGGGCGAAAATTTCCTGACGTCGAAGTCTTAGGTGTTTTCGAAAGGATTCCCAACAACTCTAGTTTTGCTTTCGAAGGATTACTCAATATCGTAAGCTTGCTGACCTATTTTGAACTGGACCGTTCTGATTGGAAAGTTGATCATTTTCAGTTCGGTCAATATGTGCAACTCAACCGCATAGACCAAAAAGAAGATGTAGAAGCATTTATGCAGCAATACCTCGAACCATACAATGCTGCAAATCCGCACAAAGAAATTGAGCAATTTGAGTTGACACCTCTACACGATCCACGCGCTGAAACCACCATCGCCTACACCAACATGCCTATTGAAGATGATGCCTTTTTGATCTTTTTAGTGATGTCGATATTGATTCTGGCTGTGGCCTGCTTCAACCTGGCCAATACCAACGTGGCTTTGATATCCAGTCGGATAAAGGAAATCGGTGTTCGCAAAACTATTGGCTCCTCCAGTAGGATGATTTTTGTGCAATTCATCTTCGAAACTTTGATGGTTATGATATTGGCCTTTGTGTTTTCTCTGACGCTCACGAATATCATAAGCGAAGAAATTTTAAGCATGCGGAATCAAAAGTTTCTTTTGACTGATTTGGATATCACAGGTGTGTTGTTTTTTGTGATCATTTTTATGTTGCTAGTTACAATGATCACAGGGTTGGTTCCGGCCTTGTATGCGCATAGATTCAAACCAGTCACAATCCTCAATCATCGAATGACAGCAAAGGGATTTGGCATTACGCATTATATGCTGGCCATTTTTCAATACAGTTTGTCAATTGCGATATTGTTATCCGGCCTTACTTTTATGCAAAATGGCGACTTTCTGAAAGCACAGGATTTTGGTTATGATACAGAGAATTTGCTTGTCATCCGTGTGAAGGATGGCAGCGAATATGTTCAACTTAAAACGGTGCTCGATGAAAAATTGTACACTAAAGAAACCTTCGGGTCCTATCATTACCTAGTGGGTTATAGCCACGATGCACAGATAAAAGTGGATGACTTAGACACTGAGGTAAGCAACTACAAAGTAGCCGGAACATTTTTACAAAAAATGGGAGTCACTTTCGCTGAGGGCAGGGATTTTATGGATGGTAGTGAAAAGGATGTCACCGATCACCTCATCGTCAATCAATATTTCGCGGATCAATATTTTCAGGGAGATGCGTTGCATAAGCAGATAATAGTAGACGGAGAAGAAAAAACCATCATAGGGGTGATCAACAACTTTAGAGATGATGTGTTGTACAGCGACTATGTACCTACTTTGCTAATTTTTACAGCGGTAGGGGAAATGGATAAGGATCATTTATTTCTGCGTACTAATGGAGAGCCACTTCAAGACGTACAGATGGCCGTAGAAGAAATTTGGATTGATTTATTTGATCGACCGATGGTGTCTCATTGGCAGCATGAATATGCCTATTCAGAAATGATCGAAACATCCGATCAGATGGGTAAAATTTTTATGTGGCTGTCTATTATTGCTTTTGTCTTGAGCATTGTCAGTATCATGGCGATGGCTGCTTTGCATGTCAACAGAAAAACCAAAGAAATCTGCATTAGAAAAGTTCTTGGGGCCAATGCCAGACAAATCCTTTCCTTTGTGAATCGTCCATTTGTGAAGATTCTAGCTGCGTCTTTTGTGCTGGGTATTTCGATGGGTTATTTCCTGCCGGATGCGATCTTGTCAACCATCTATTATCAATACATCGAAGTCTCATGGCTGCAAAGCGCCTGGATTGGATTGGGCATTGTGTCCCTCGCACTTTTCATTGTTTATATTACGGTGC
The sequence above is drawn from the Reichenbachiella sp. genome and encodes:
- a CDS encoding malate synthase, with translation MSQLHITPERLLAYQDIYTDEVLQALEALAPLNAKQKALMEERNQRRVNRIANKQLLDFLPEETCIGPDHLRVADIRLGDFECSTIPEDLQRQWIQGTGPAAKPNTTLESSIRNVAYALLSGADGWMFDGEDALGQINAMSLDNQRNLKLAIHKDDTFMQAAEQVAGEMNHWANDFLGRPIIADWKAQLDFTTLIFRARGLHLDDRHITMENGESFSASITDVTLFIVNNYQALQAKGASLVLYLPKIQTAQEAAFWNTILSTLEHHLGLAKGTIKCYVLVEQLEATYQLLEIRAALGLHFVGFNTGRWDYINAVADAMCGIDDFINPNIESITMTYAYMAAYEDRVRKAVNTPDQNGNYSLWQGGMEPNIPVGSEAGVKASMEKALAGAKREQAAGASGKWVAHWKMVHIIRPVWEEVGETNQLGRDFGPLTYTQADQQALIKLEDAPLTIRGGRNLLSVALQYGNAFLQGFQAAALKPADFFGNDDILYLMEDMATGEIRLSVLWEWLHKGARLTEGDEELLLNNGALFTQEIFDQMLTEEYQKLLEANDKDVHNDSKTTTLPISLEIVKTYVNSEAKGPWFIDLLNLNLNNNDLEVAKERIAKYYEELTTTGHRITENLDLQPNTHINA
- a CDS encoding helix-turn-helix domain-containing protein, with the translated sequence MISDNDIVKLILGFKIKHLRLQHKVSYQELSKQTGLSVSYLNDIEKGKKYPKPDKISALAQAFQLDYDELVSTRADKKLRPVIELLNSGFFKFFPLDEFGISPDKLIDVFSNSPDRISAFITTILKMVRSYQIEKEHFYRIALRSYQDMHDNYFPELEEAVQQFKKEMKLKNKLPYGYDLLADLLRQQYDITIDRVSLSKNKKLRKFRSYYQAEKKVLYINEGLSEGQESFILSKEIGFQYLKLTERSYETQLNKEASFDKLLSNFKASYFAAALLMDADELVKDIELIARSTTWKPSLIGKLLQKYQVTPETLLQRFTNLLPHHFNIRDLFFIRLQSTNDLIKYDITKELHLSQLHNPYHTELDEHLCHRWVSISSIKNIRSKKEEFLIDAQVSEYWQTDSSYFCISVAEPDNYKGDGAGSITLGLLMTDALKGTFNFIKDPELRKKTVHTTCERCSIPDCDNRVAPPTYTHQKEMEEELEKELKTL
- a CDS encoding PadR family transcriptional regulator translates to MGNYKLGSLEELVILIVAMRYDSAYSVGIVEEYEKQTGKSINISAIHTVLYRLEEKGFLKSRLGEASGQRGGKRKRLFYITPIGKKAIDEQESIREQLRRQIPEIAFQWNN
- a CDS encoding FtsX-like permease family protein, producing the protein MEQLDQDFQPPKWAYRLLKWYCREDRFEELSGDLEELYQIRCERGNRWKANMHYCWNVLRCCKAYARKTDYKMNTSGALIKSFFKLTLRHMAKNKGYIALNVFGLGFALAFCIVTYMIYGYNREFDDVYSGENIYRIHAMRPGVEGLDRWEMSPLALEKELLSDHSGVKHAVSYLAANISIGKGRHFIPSALSFASPDFLKVFDLPLKYGSKESFGQHGIFLTEAYAYKLFGDEIPIGKNLSVYYYGRKFPDVEVLGVFERIPNNSSFAFEGLLNIVSLLTYFELDRSDWKVDHFQFGQYVQLNRIDQKEDVEAFMQQYLEPYNAANPHKEIEQFELTPLHDPRAETTIAYTNMPIEDDAFLIFLVMSILILAVACFNLANTNVALISSRIKEIGVRKTIGSSSRMIFVQFIFETLMVMILAFVFSLTLTNIISEEILSMRNQKFLLTDLDITGVLFFVIIFMLLVTMITGLVPALYAHRFKPVTILNHRMTAKGFGITHYMLAIFQYSLSIAILLSGLTFMQNGDFLKAQDFGYDTENLLVIRVKDGSEYVQLKTVLDEKLYTKETFGSYHYLVGYSHDAQIKVDDLDTEVSNYKVAGTFLQKMGVTFAEGRDFMDGSEKDVTDHLIVNQYFADQYFQGDALHKQIIVDGEEKTIIGVINNFRDDVLYSDYVPTLLIFTAVGEMDKDHLFLRTNGEPLQDVQMAVEEIWIDLFDRPMVSHWQHEYAYSEMIETSDQMGKIFMWLSIIAFVLSIVSIMAMAALHVNRKTKEICIRKVLGANARQILSFVNRPFVKILAASFVLGISMGYFLPDAILSTIYYQYIEVSWLQSAWIGLGIVSLALFIVYITVLRPVRANPADGLRTE